The proteins below come from a single Acidovorax sp. NCPPB 4044 genomic window:
- a CDS encoding YebC/PmpR family DNA-binding transcriptional regulator — MAGHSKWANIQHRKGRQDEKRGKIWTRIIREITVAARAGGGDVSANPRLRLAIDKAKAANMPADRIKYNIDKATGNAEGVNYEEIRYEGYGIGGAAIIVDTMTDNRVRTVAEVRHAFSKYGGNMGTEGSVAFQFKHCGQFIFAPGTDEDKVMEVALEAGAEDVVTGDDGAIEVLTAYGDFEAVKNALEAAGLVPDAADVTMRPDVTIDLAGEDAERMQKLLDVIEDLDDVQEVYHNAAL; from the coding sequence GTGGCAGGACACAGCAAATGGGCCAATATCCAGCACCGCAAGGGGCGCCAGGATGAGAAGCGCGGCAAGATCTGGACCCGGATCATTCGCGAAATCACCGTGGCCGCCCGCGCCGGCGGCGGCGACGTCTCCGCCAACCCGCGCCTGCGGCTGGCGATCGACAAGGCCAAGGCGGCCAACATGCCCGCCGACCGCATCAAATACAACATCGACAAGGCCACCGGCAATGCCGAAGGCGTGAACTACGAGGAAATCCGCTACGAGGGCTACGGCATCGGCGGGGCCGCGATCATCGTGGACACCATGACCGACAACCGCGTTCGCACCGTGGCCGAGGTGCGCCACGCGTTCAGCAAGTACGGCGGCAACATGGGCACCGAAGGCTCGGTGGCCTTCCAGTTCAAGCATTGCGGCCAGTTCATCTTCGCGCCGGGCACGGACGAGGACAAGGTGATGGAAGTGGCGCTGGAAGCCGGTGCCGAGGACGTCGTGACGGGCGACGACGGCGCCATCGAGGTGCTGACCGCCTACGGCGACTTCGAGGCCGTGAAGAACGCCCTGGAAGCCGCGGGCCTGGTGCCCGACGCGGCCGATGTCACCATGCGCCCCGACGTGACCATCGACCTGGCCGGCGAAGACGCCGAACGCATGCAGAAACTCCTGGACGTGATCGAAGACCTCGACGACGTTCAGGAGGTCTACCACAACGCAGCGCTCTGA
- a CDS encoding glutathione binding-like protein, whose translation MIDLHYWTTPNGHKVTMFLEEAGLPYRVLPVNIGRGEQFAPDFLRIAPNNRIPAIVDHAPADGGAPVPLFESGAILLYLADKTGQFIPQDLRGRTEALQWLFWQMGGLGPMAGQNHHFTQYAPEPVPYAIDRYVKETSRLYGVLDKHLADGREYIAGSYSIADMASYPWIVPHERQRQDLKDFPHLAQWFERIRARPATVRAYGVAQRIDTAPTMDEDAKKILFGQDARTVRR comes from the coding sequence ATGATCGACCTGCATTACTGGACCACGCCCAACGGCCACAAGGTCACGATGTTCCTGGAGGAAGCCGGCCTGCCGTACCGCGTGCTGCCGGTGAACATCGGCCGCGGCGAGCAGTTCGCGCCCGACTTCCTGCGCATCGCGCCCAACAACCGCATCCCGGCCATCGTGGACCACGCCCCCGCGGACGGCGGCGCGCCGGTGCCGCTGTTCGAATCGGGCGCGATCCTGCTCTACCTGGCCGACAAGACCGGGCAGTTCATCCCGCAGGACCTGCGCGGGCGCACCGAAGCCCTGCAGTGGCTCTTCTGGCAGATGGGCGGGCTCGGGCCCATGGCCGGGCAGAACCACCATTTCACGCAGTACGCGCCCGAGCCGGTCCCCTACGCCATCGACCGCTACGTGAAGGAGACCAGCCGGCTGTACGGCGTGCTCGACAAGCACCTGGCCGACGGGCGCGAATACATCGCGGGCAGCTACTCGATCGCCGACATGGCGAGCTACCCCTGGATCGTGCCGCACGAGCGCCAGCGGCAGGACCTGAAGGACTTCCCGCACCTGGCGCAGTGGTTCGAGCGCATCCGCGCGCGCCCCGCCACCGTGCGGGCCTACGGCGTGGCCCAGCGCATCGACACCGCGCCCACCATGGACGAGGACGCGAAGAAGATCCTCTTCGGGCAGGACGCCCGCACCGTGCGCCGCTGA
- the purD gene encoding phosphoribosylamine--glycine ligase yields MKVLVIGGGGREHAMAWKLSQSPKVTKVYVAPGNGGTALNTKLENVPVTDVRALRTWAQEQKIQLTVVGPEAPLAAGVVDEFRAHGLRIFGPTKAAAQLESSKAFSKAFMRRHGIPTADYDTFTDPAAAHAFIDRLGAPIVVKADGLAAGKGVVVAMTAQEAHEAVDFMLVDNKYGVSHNEGENGKAEPRVVIEQFLEGEEASFIVLCDGKNVAALATSQDHKRLKDGDQGPNTGGMGAYSPAPVVTADVHARAMREIILPTIRGMEKDGIPYTGFLYAGLMIDAKGHPKTLEFNCRMGDPETQPILMRLKSDLVDVLGAAVDGKLDQVELQWDRRTALGVVMAAHGYPESPRKGDTITGLPADADDAVVFHAGTELRDGVVTTTGGRVLCVTVLADSVKQAQQRVYDVARGVHFDGAQYRRDIGHRAVKG; encoded by the coding sequence ATGAAAGTTCTTGTCATCGGAGGCGGCGGCCGTGAACACGCAATGGCCTGGAAGCTCTCGCAGTCTCCCAAGGTCACGAAGGTCTACGTCGCGCCCGGCAACGGCGGCACGGCCCTCAACACCAAGCTCGAAAACGTTCCCGTGACCGACGTGCGCGCACTGCGCACCTGGGCACAGGAGCAGAAGATCCAGCTCACCGTGGTCGGCCCCGAGGCGCCCCTGGCCGCAGGCGTGGTGGACGAGTTCCGCGCGCATGGCCTGCGCATCTTCGGCCCCACCAAGGCCGCCGCGCAGCTCGAAAGCTCCAAGGCCTTCTCCAAGGCGTTCATGCGCCGCCACGGCATCCCCACGGCCGACTACGACACCTTCACCGACCCGGCCGCGGCCCATGCCTTCATCGACCGCCTGGGCGCGCCCATCGTGGTCAAGGCCGACGGCCTCGCCGCCGGCAAGGGCGTGGTGGTGGCCATGACCGCCCAGGAAGCCCACGAGGCGGTGGACTTCATGCTCGTGGACAACAAGTACGGCGTGAGCCACAACGAGGGCGAGAACGGCAAGGCCGAGCCGCGCGTGGTGATCGAGCAGTTCCTCGAAGGCGAGGAGGCGAGCTTCATCGTGCTGTGCGACGGCAAGAACGTCGCCGCACTGGCCACCAGCCAGGACCACAAGCGCCTGAAGGACGGCGACCAGGGGCCCAACACCGGCGGCATGGGCGCGTATTCGCCTGCGCCGGTGGTCACGGCCGACGTGCATGCGCGCGCCATGCGCGAGATCATCCTGCCCACCATCCGCGGCATGGAAAAGGACGGCATTCCGTACACGGGCTTCCTGTACGCCGGCCTGATGATCGACGCCAAGGGCCATCCCAAGACGCTCGAATTCAACTGCCGCATGGGCGACCCCGAGACCCAGCCCATCCTCATGCGCCTCAAGAGCGATCTGGTGGACGTGCTGGGCGCGGCGGTGGACGGCAAGCTCGACCAGGTCGAGCTGCAGTGGGACCGCCGCACGGCGCTGGGCGTCGTCATGGCGGCCCACGGCTACCCCGAGAGCCCGCGCAAGGGCGACACCATCACCGGCCTGCCGGCGGATGCCGACGACGCCGTGGTGTTCCATGCCGGCACCGAACTCCGGGACGGCGTGGTCACCACCACCGGCGGCCGCGTGCTGTGCGTGACCGTGCTGGCCGACAGCGTGAAGCAGGCCCAGCAGCGTGTCTACGACGTCGCGCGCGGTGTCCACTTCGATGGGGCGCAGTACCGGCGCGACATCGGCCACCGGGCGGTGAAGGGCTGA
- the rlmH gene encoding 23S rRNA (pseudouridine(1915)-N(3))-methyltransferase RlmH, giving the protein MRLLIVAVGQRVPDWAQTAYDDYAKRFPPELKVELKAVKTEPRGSKTLESIYAAERERIEGAIARGMRVVVLDERGTPLTTKALAGRLQGWQLEGDDVALVIGGPDGLDPAFRQSAHERIRLSDLTLPHAMVRVLLIEQLYRAWSVNAGHPYHRE; this is encoded by the coding sequence GTGAGGCTTCTCATCGTGGCGGTGGGCCAGCGCGTGCCCGACTGGGCGCAGACGGCCTATGACGACTATGCCAAGCGGTTTCCGCCCGAACTGAAGGTCGAGCTCAAGGCCGTCAAGACGGAGCCGCGGGGTTCCAAGACGCTGGAATCGATCTACGCCGCCGAGCGCGAACGCATCGAGGGCGCCATCGCCCGCGGCATGCGGGTGGTCGTGCTCGACGAGCGCGGCACACCGCTCACCACCAAGGCGCTGGCCGGCCGGCTCCAGGGCTGGCAACTGGAGGGCGATGACGTCGCACTCGTGATCGGCGGCCCCGATGGCCTGGACCCCGCCTTCCGGCAGTCGGCCCACGAGCGTATCCGGCTATCCGACCTCACGCTCCCGCACGCGATGGTGCGGGTGCTGCTGATCGAGCAACTCTACCGCGCCTGGTCCGTGAATGCGGGGCATCCGTACCATCGCGAGTAG
- a CDS encoding amino acid ABC transporter permease: protein MEPVEWFGWFRPDILVEYKDLFIQGAWMTLGVTVVCVLLGGSWGLVLALARLANARHAPLSWVCRFLLRWPATVYVSFFRGTPLFVQILLMHFAVMPLFIHPSSGWLVTGDFARTLKQEHGALISGIVALTLNSAAYISEVFRAGIQSIARGQSDAGRSLGFTPGQVMRYVVLPQAFRRMLPPLGNNAIALLKDTSLISAIGLAEMAYAARTVAGAYARYWEPYLAIALAYWVMTLALTGALRRLENHLARSDRV from the coding sequence ATGGAGCCTGTTGAATGGTTTGGCTGGTTCCGGCCGGACATCCTGGTGGAATACAAGGACCTGTTCATCCAGGGCGCGTGGATGACGCTCGGGGTGACGGTGGTGTGCGTGCTGCTGGGCGGCTCGTGGGGCCTGGTGCTGGCCCTGGCGCGGCTGGCGAATGCGCGCCATGCGCCGCTCAGCTGGGTGTGCCGCTTCCTGCTGCGCTGGCCGGCCACGGTCTACGTGAGCTTCTTCCGCGGCACGCCGCTCTTCGTGCAGATCCTGCTGATGCACTTCGCGGTGATGCCGCTGTTCATCCACCCGTCGTCGGGCTGGCTGGTGACCGGGGACTTCGCGCGCACGCTCAAGCAGGAGCACGGCGCGCTGATCTCGGGCATCGTGGCGCTCACGCTCAACTCGGCCGCCTACATCTCCGAGGTGTTCCGCGCGGGCATCCAGTCGATCGCGCGGGGGCAGTCGGATGCCGGGCGCTCGCTGGGCTTCACGCCCGGGCAGGTGATGCGCTACGTGGTGCTGCCGCAGGCCTTTCGCCGCATGCTGCCGCCGCTGGGCAACAACGCGATCGCGCTGCTGAAGGACACCTCACTGATCTCGGCCATCGGGCTGGCCGAGATGGCCTATGCCGCGCGCACCGTGGCCGGGGCCTATGCCCGCTACTGGGAGCCGTACCTCGCGATCGCGCTGGCCTACTGGGTCATGACGCTGGCCCTCACGGGCGCGCTGCGCCGGCTGGAGAACCACCTCGCGCGCAGCGACCGGGTCTGA
- a CDS encoding Maf family protein: protein MNPTSSPSSFSAAFSFIYLASQSPRRRQLLDQLGVRHVLLLPNADGDAFVEDAEAIEEPKPGETPSRYVQRVTGLKLDAAVARHARRGLEVAPILCSDTTVALGREILGKPDDEAHACRMLSALSGHTHRVLTAVALQVPGGARHTALSVSHVTFGTMAPAQIAAYAASGDPQGKAGAYGIQGPAARYVSRIAGSYTGIMGLPLFETAQLLRQAGMAD from the coding sequence GTGAACCCGACCTCTTCCCCATCCTCTTTCTCTGCCGCCTTTTCGTTCATCTACCTCGCATCGCAGAGTCCCCGCCGGCGCCAGTTGCTCGACCAGCTCGGCGTGCGGCACGTGCTGCTGCTGCCCAATGCGGACGGCGATGCCTTCGTGGAAGATGCCGAGGCCATCGAAGAGCCGAAACCCGGCGAAACGCCTTCGCGCTACGTGCAGCGCGTGACGGGGCTCAAGCTCGATGCGGCGGTGGCGCGTCACGCCCGGCGCGGCCTGGAGGTCGCGCCGATCCTGTGCTCCGACACCACCGTGGCGCTGGGGCGCGAGATCCTCGGCAAGCCGGACGACGAAGCGCACGCATGCCGCATGCTGTCTGCGCTGTCCGGGCACACGCACCGCGTGCTCACGGCCGTGGCCCTGCAGGTGCCCGGCGGAGCCCGCCACACGGCCCTGTCGGTGTCGCACGTCACGTTCGGTACGATGGCGCCCGCACAGATCGCCGCGTATGCCGCCAGCGGCGATCCGCAGGGCAAGGCGGGCGCCTATGGCATCCAGGGGCCTGCGGCACGGTATGTGTCGCGCATCGCCGGCAGCTACACCGGCATCATGGGCCTGCCGCTCTTCGAGACGGCGCAACTGCTGCGCCAGGCCGGCATGGCGGACTGA
- a CDS encoding GNAT family N-acetyltransferase, which translates to MTDLPSFHTARLRLRPVVLQDAPALLEMSDTRSPGVWIGYGPLADLEAAEIFAEWMMMIGRKAIPDICWAIERHGTPGLIGLCQFKQWDPVERVALIGYEMARAHQGQGFMAEALEAALWGCFNGFGLRHLDAHVHPGNVPSVRLLQRLGFTEQGGLPGGETVLGKTYEMQVWRRQPDAAAPAASATRDGTDAPHSRTRRGRVARSAAPAPSRAGA; encoded by the coding sequence ATGACCGATCTCCCGAGCTTTCACACCGCGCGGCTGCGGCTGCGCCCCGTTGTCCTGCAGGATGCACCCGCACTGCTCGAAATGAGCGATACCCGGTCGCCCGGGGTGTGGATCGGCTACGGCCCGCTGGCCGACCTGGAGGCCGCCGAGATCTTCGCGGAGTGGATGATGATGATCGGCCGCAAGGCGATCCCGGACATCTGCTGGGCCATCGAACGGCATGGCACGCCGGGACTGATCGGCCTGTGCCAGTTCAAGCAGTGGGATCCGGTGGAGCGGGTGGCGCTCATCGGCTACGAAATGGCCCGGGCGCACCAGGGCCAGGGTTTCATGGCGGAGGCGCTGGAGGCCGCGCTGTGGGGCTGCTTCAACGGGTTCGGACTGAGGCACCTGGATGCGCATGTGCATCCCGGAAATGTGCCCTCCGTGCGTTTGCTCCAGCGGCTCGGGTTCACCGAACAAGGGGGCCTGCCCGGCGGGGAGACCGTCCTCGGCAAGACTTATGAAATGCAGGTTTGGCGCCGCCAGCCCGATGCAGCAGCGCCCGCGGCCTCCGCTACTCGCGATGGTACGGATGCCCCGCATTCACGGACCAGGCGCGGTAGAGTTGCTCGATCAGCAGCACCCGCACCATCGCGTGCGGGAGCGTGA
- a CDS encoding basic amino acid ABC transporter substrate-binding protein translates to MHISRRFFAFGLGLAAALSAPLAAQAQQGRELVVASSATYAPFAFENKDKQIVGFDIDIINAVAKKQALKIKVVNTPFSGIFAALNNGDVDLVISGVTINDKRRQSYDFTEPYFAAQQLIAVTKASTVAALKDLAGKKIAVVNASTADDVASREFGKTSPNIRRFESTPLIISEVAGGGVDAAIGDNGVIAYRVAQNPALKTVEDRGFPVEGFGIVVKKGDKALLDKLNAGLAAVRADGSYNEIYKKWFGKDYQPR, encoded by the coding sequence ATGCACATCTCCCGCCGTTTCTTCGCCTTCGGCCTCGGCTTGGCCGCAGCGCTCTCCGCCCCCCTGGCCGCGCAGGCACAACAGGGCCGCGAGCTGGTCGTGGCCTCCAGCGCCACCTATGCGCCGTTCGCCTTCGAGAACAAGGACAAGCAGATCGTCGGCTTCGACATCGACATCATCAACGCCGTCGCGAAGAAGCAGGCGCTGAAGATCAAGGTGGTGAACACGCCCTTCAGCGGCATCTTCGCGGCGCTGAACAACGGCGACGTGGACCTGGTCATCTCCGGCGTGACCATCAACGACAAGCGCCGCCAGAGCTACGACTTCACCGAGCCGTACTTCGCCGCGCAGCAGCTCATCGCCGTGACCAAGGCCAGCACCGTGGCCGCGCTCAAGGACCTCGCCGGCAAGAAGATCGCGGTGGTGAACGCCTCCACGGCCGACGACGTCGCCTCGCGCGAGTTCGGCAAGACCAGCCCCAACATCCGCCGCTTCGAGAGCACGCCGCTCATCATTTCCGAGGTGGCCGGCGGCGGTGTCGATGCCGCCATCGGCGACAACGGCGTGATTGCCTACCGCGTGGCGCAGAACCCCGCGCTGAAGACGGTCGAGGACCGCGGCTTCCCCGTCGAGGGCTTCGGCATCGTGGTCAAGAAGGGCGACAAGGCGCTGCTGGACAAGCTCAACGCGGGCCTGGCGGCGGTGCGCGCCGACGGCTCCTACAACGAGATCTACAAGAAGTGGTTCGGCAAGGACTACCAACCGCGCTGA
- the hemF gene encoding oxygen-dependent coproporphyrinogen oxidase, with amino-acid sequence MATATGPGRPAGSLQSADVSERVRAYLVDLQSRITGAIENVEGQGGARFLTDPWSKAPGEPLQGDGITRILEGGRVFERAGCGFSHVRGASLPPSATQHRPELAGAPFEAMGVSLVFHPLNPYVPTVHMNVRMISAAHEGQPPVCWFGGGMDLTPYYGFEEDAVHFHRNCRDALYPFGEGLYLRFKRWCDEYFYLKHRDEQRGIGGIFFDDFSELGFDRSFALLQSVGDSFLGAYLPIVQRRQGIYFGDRERSFQCYRRGRYVEFNLVWDRGTHFGLQSGGRTESILLSMPPLAGWAYQRQDPPGSPEAELTRRFLVRRDWL; translated from the coding sequence ATGGCGACGGCCACCGGACCGGGCCGCCCCGCGGGCTCGCTGCAGTCGGCCGACGTGAGCGAGCGCGTGCGCGCCTACCTCGTCGACCTGCAGTCGCGCATCACCGGCGCCATCGAAAACGTGGAGGGGCAGGGCGGTGCGCGGTTCCTCACGGACCCCTGGAGCAAGGCCCCGGGCGAGCCGCTGCAGGGCGACGGCATCACGCGCATCCTCGAAGGCGGTCGCGTCTTCGAGCGTGCGGGTTGCGGCTTCTCGCACGTGCGCGGCGCCTCGCTGCCGCCCTCGGCCACGCAGCACCGGCCCGAACTCGCCGGCGCGCCGTTCGAGGCCATGGGCGTGTCGCTCGTGTTCCATCCGCTGAACCCTTATGTGCCCACGGTGCACATGAACGTGCGCATGATCTCCGCGGCGCACGAGGGCCAGCCCCCGGTCTGCTGGTTCGGCGGCGGCATGGACCTCACACCCTACTACGGCTTCGAGGAAGACGCGGTGCATTTCCACCGCAACTGCCGCGACGCGCTGTATCCGTTCGGCGAAGGACTCTACCTGCGCTTCAAGCGCTGGTGCGACGAGTACTTCTACCTCAAGCACCGCGACGAGCAGCGCGGCATCGGCGGGATCTTCTTCGACGATTTCTCCGAACTGGGCTTCGACCGCAGCTTTGCGCTGCTGCAATCGGTGGGCGACTCGTTCCTGGGCGCCTACCTGCCCATCGTGCAGCGGCGCCAGGGGATCTACTTCGGCGACCGCGAGCGTTCCTTCCAGTGCTACCGGCGCGGGCGCTATGTCGAGTTCAACCTCGTCTGGGACCGTGGCACGCATTTCGGGCTGCAGTCCGGCGGGCGCACGGAATCCATTCTGCTGTCGATGCCGCCGCTGGCCGGCTGGGCCTACCAGCGGCAGGATCCGCCCGGCTCCCCGGAAGCCGAATTGACGCGGCGTTTCCTGGTGCGGCGGGACTGGCTGTGA
- a CDS encoding helicase HerA-like domain-containing protein — translation MAEPILIAKHDTSECHLLPGLANRHGLITGATGTGKTVTLQTLAEGFSRIGVPVFMADVKGDLTGISQPGRVGEKLAATLAERGLPLPEPLACPTTLWDVFGEQGHPVRATVSDMGPLLLGRMLGLNETQLGVLNIVFKIADDNGLLLLDLKDLRAMLAHVGENAKEFTTEYGNISAASVGAIQRGLLQIETQGGDRFFGEPMLDIQDFMQTVDVNVAPDTPSASPPPGGASAARGGSSRQMGVVNILAADKLMNSPRLYATFLLWMLSELFEQLPEIGDPEQPKLVFFFDEAHLLFNEAPKVLVERIELVVRLVRSKGVGVYFVTQNPLDIPDSVLAQLGNRVQHALRAFTPRDQKAVKATATTMRPQPGLDIEAAITELAVGEALVSLLDAKGRPGITERAFVLPPGSQIGPITPAQRQALLAQSLVAGVYEKAVDRESAYEKLRGRAADAPAAPGNTPSAAGTAQGAGAEGGGLLGGLNDVLFGSTGPRGGKRDGLVQTMARSAVRTMGTSLGKEILRGVLGSVFGGRKR, via the coding sequence ATGGCCGAACCGATCCTGATTGCGAAGCACGACACCTCCGAATGCCATCTGCTGCCCGGGCTGGCCAACCGGCACGGGCTCATCACCGGTGCCACCGGGACCGGCAAGACCGTCACCCTGCAGACCCTGGCGGAAGGTTTTTCGCGCATCGGCGTGCCGGTGTTCATGGCCGACGTGAAGGGCGACCTCACCGGCATCAGCCAGCCCGGGCGCGTCGGCGAGAAGCTCGCGGCCACGCTCGCCGAGCGCGGCCTGCCGCTGCCGGAACCGCTCGCCTGCCCCACCACGCTCTGGGACGTGTTCGGCGAGCAGGGCCATCCCGTGCGCGCCACCGTCTCCGACATGGGGCCCCTGCTGCTCGGGCGCATGCTGGGCCTGAACGAGACGCAGCTGGGCGTGCTCAACATCGTCTTCAAGATCGCCGACGACAACGGCCTGCTGCTGCTCGATCTGAAAGACCTGCGCGCCATGCTCGCGCACGTGGGCGAGAACGCCAAGGAGTTCACCACCGAATACGGCAACATCAGCGCGGCCAGCGTGGGCGCCATCCAGCGCGGGCTGCTGCAGATCGAGACCCAGGGCGGCGACCGGTTCTTCGGCGAGCCGATGCTCGACATCCAGGACTTCATGCAGACCGTGGACGTGAATGTCGCCCCCGACACGCCTTCGGCGTCGCCCCCCCCAGGGGGAGCATCTGCCGCCAGAGGCGGCTCGTCGCGGCAGATGGGCGTGGTCAACATCCTGGCGGCCGACAAGCTCATGAATTCGCCGCGGCTCTACGCCACCTTCCTGCTCTGGATGCTGTCGGAGCTCTTCGAGCAGCTGCCCGAGATCGGCGACCCCGAGCAACCCAAGCTGGTGTTCTTCTTCGACGAGGCCCACCTGCTCTTCAACGAGGCGCCCAAGGTGCTGGTGGAGCGCATCGAGCTCGTGGTGCGGCTGGTGCGCTCCAAGGGCGTGGGCGTGTACTTCGTCACCCAGAACCCGCTGGACATTCCCGACAGCGTGCTGGCCCAGCTCGGCAACCGCGTGCAGCACGCGTTGCGGGCCTTCACCCCGCGCGACCAGAAGGCCGTCAAGGCCACGGCCACCACCATGCGCCCGCAGCCGGGCCTGGACATCGAGGCCGCCATCACCGAGCTGGCCGTGGGCGAGGCGCTGGTGAGCCTGCTGGACGCCAAGGGCCGCCCGGGCATCACCGAGCGCGCGTTCGTGCTGCCCCCCGGCAGCCAGATCGGGCCCATCACCCCTGCCCAGCGGCAGGCCCTGCTGGCGCAGTCGCTCGTGGCCGGCGTCTACGAGAAGGCCGTGGACCGCGAGTCGGCCTACGAGAAGCTGCGCGGCCGCGCGGCCGATGCGCCGGCCGCACCGGGAAACACCCCCTCCGCGGCGGGCACGGCCCAGGGCGCGGGTGCCGAGGGCGGCGGGTTGCTGGGCGGGCTCAACGACGTGCTGTTCGGCTCCACCGGCCCGCGCGGCGGCAAGCGCGACGGGCTGGTGCAGACCATGGCCCGGTCGGCCGTGCGCACCATGGGCACGTCGCTGGGCAAGGAGATCCTGCGCGGCGTGCTCGGCAGCGTGTTCGGCGGCCGCAAACGCTGA
- the rsfS gene encoding ribosome silencing factor: protein MTTSTRSESAAKKDVTKLQRAIVDGLEDVKAQDIQVFDTEKLSPLFERVIVASGTSNRQTKALAASVRDAVREAGFPKPRTEGEDNGEWIIVDCGAAVAHIMQPAIRQYYRLEEIWGETPVRLKLGAPKPRIAEAEGAAPAKKKAAPRKKAAEAAPEVPARKPGRAKAAAAPAKKAAAPAKGAAAKSAAAKGAPARKAAAPVKAASAKTAAGKTAAAKTTAKSPAAKTAPKIKTLVVKPAAKKPAASRAPAKAAPAQAAAARKPAAKKAPARKKAP from the coding sequence ATGACCACCTCCACCCGTTCGGAATCCGCTGCCAAGAAAGACGTCACCAAACTCCAGCGCGCCATCGTCGATGGCCTGGAGGACGTGAAGGCGCAAGACATCCAGGTGTTCGACACCGAGAAGCTGTCGCCGCTCTTCGAGCGGGTCATCGTGGCGTCGGGCACGTCCAACCGGCAGACCAAGGCCCTGGCCGCCAGCGTGCGCGATGCGGTGCGCGAGGCCGGCTTCCCGAAGCCCCGCACCGAGGGTGAGGACAACGGCGAGTGGATCATCGTCGACTGCGGCGCTGCCGTGGCCCACATCATGCAACCCGCCATCCGCCAGTACTACCGCCTGGAGGAAATCTGGGGCGAGACGCCCGTGCGCCTGAAGCTGGGCGCGCCCAAGCCCCGGATCGCCGAGGCCGAAGGAGCGGCGCCGGCAAAGAAGAAGGCCGCTCCGCGCAAGAAGGCCGCCGAGGCCGCGCCGGAAGTGCCGGCCCGCAAGCCGGGCCGGGCCAAGGCCGCTGCGGCGCCGGCCAAGAAGGCCGCTGCACCCGCGAAGGGCGCAGCGGCAAAGAGCGCGGCAGCCAAGGGCGCACCGGCCCGCAAGGCGGCGGCTCCGGTGAAAGCCGCGTCCGCGAAGACGGCAGCCGGCAAGACCGCTGCAGCCAAGACCACGGCCAAGTCTCCTGCCGCGAAGACCGCTCCCAAGATCAAGACCCTCGTCGTCAAGCCCGCGGCCAAGAAGCCGGCGGCATCCCGCGCACCGGCCAAGGCGGCTCCCGCGCAGGCTGCCGCTGCGCGCAAGCCCGCGGCAAAGAAGGCCCCGGCACGCAAGAAGGCCCCATGA